One genomic segment of Polynucleobacter sp. MWH-UH2A includes these proteins:
- a CDS encoding acyltransferase — MQSKNHFLLVDFLKTFAALTIILHHFSSYGQIAEDARLLLPGLMTWLFEYGRYAVQIFLVMGGYLAAQSLTRTSNLQNPRAVLKTIFNRYLRLFAPYVVALILTIICAWFARFWVQDEFVGESETMGQFLAHLFFLQGILGLDSISAGVWYVAIDWQLYAILAIMFSMFPGYRSLMWILAVLCVSSLLFFNRSGVYENYFIYFIGAYGLGVLAQLCKNYPDPLVNRVAKFFFIGIGFVILISTFHQLWIRNILAYVVAIALVIWGDWAYKDHGKEQRRGHESRTHKIVNAILWGSRRSYCAFLIHFSFVLLANTLYIAWGMSQRHEGVLAIALMLVAIAASWIAANFLYRWVEVPSRSLKL; from the coding sequence TTGCAGTCTAAAAACCATTTCCTTCTGGTCGATTTTTTAAAGACCTTTGCAGCCTTAACGATCATCCTTCACCATTTCTCCAGTTATGGACAAATTGCGGAGGATGCAAGATTGCTCTTGCCAGGTTTGATGACTTGGTTGTTTGAGTATGGTCGTTATGCAGTACAAATCTTTTTAGTCATGGGTGGCTATTTGGCTGCTCAATCACTCACTCGCACCAGCAATCTTCAGAATCCTAGGGCTGTACTGAAGACAATATTTAACCGCTACCTCCGTTTATTTGCACCGTATGTGGTTGCACTGATATTGACGATTATTTGCGCGTGGTTTGCGCGCTTTTGGGTTCAGGATGAGTTTGTGGGTGAATCTGAAACGATGGGACAGTTTTTAGCTCATCTATTTTTCTTGCAGGGGATACTAGGCTTAGATTCGATTTCGGCTGGAGTTTGGTATGTAGCCATTGACTGGCAGTTGTACGCCATCCTAGCCATCATGTTTTCGATGTTTCCAGGGTATCGCTCACTGATGTGGATCTTGGCGGTGTTGTGTGTCTCATCCTTATTATTTTTTAATCGCTCAGGGGTATATGAGAACTATTTCATTTACTTCATTGGGGCGTATGGCCTAGGTGTACTAGCGCAGCTTTGTAAAAACTATCCTGATCCCTTGGTAAATCGTGTAGCCAAATTCTTTTTTATTGGTATTGGATTCGTTATTTTGATATCCACTTTTCATCAACTATGGATACGCAATATCTTGGCTTATGTGGTTGCTATCGCTCTGGTTATCTGGGGTGATTGGGCTTACAAAGATCATGGCAAGGAACAAAGACGAGGTCATGAAAGCAGGACCCACAAAATAGTGAACGCCATTCTATGGGGGAGTAGGCGATCGTACTGCGCCTTCTTGATTCACTTCTCTTTTGTCTTGCTTGCTAATACCTTATACATTGCTTGGGGTATGAGCCAACGTCATGAAGGTGTATTGGCTATTGCTTTAATGCTGGTGGCAATAGCGGCAAGTTGGATTGCAGCAAACTTTCTTTATCGATGGGTTGAGGTGCCGTCTCGTAGTTTGAAGCTTTAA
- the yjgA gene encoding ribosome biogenesis factor YjgA: protein MHLNEKNRTPKVPEDEGPSKSELKRQMTERQKLAEVLAALSSDALKTIPLDETIKNAVAETNRIKSFEAIRRHKQYLGKLMRALDDEELEAIQKRLDAIQGVSKAETAKLHFLESYRDRLIANDETFTKMIEQYPDMDIQNMRTLIRNARKEKEQNKPPKAYREIFRVLKEMGL, encoded by the coding sequence ATGCATCTAAACGAAAAAAACCGCACCCCTAAAGTTCCAGAGGACGAAGGACCAAGCAAGTCTGAGCTAAAGCGTCAAATGACGGAGCGTCAGAAGTTGGCCGAGGTTTTAGCGGCTTTAAGTAGTGATGCACTAAAAACTATTCCTCTAGATGAAACCATCAAGAACGCAGTAGCGGAAACAAACAGAATCAAAAGTTTTGAAGCGATTCGCCGTCATAAGCAATACCTGGGCAAGCTGATGCGTGCATTGGATGATGAAGAGCTTGAGGCAATCCAGAAGCGATTGGATGCAATTCAGGGCGTTAGCAAAGCAGAAACAGCAAAGTTACATTTTCTAGAAAGCTATCGCGATCGACTCATTGCTAATGATGAGACATTTACCAAAATGATTGAGCAATATCCGGATATGGATATTCAGAATATGCGCACACTCATTCGAAATGCCCGCAAAGAGAAAGAACAGAATAAGCCGCCCAAGGCTTATCGAGAAATCTTTCGAGTCTTAAAGGAAATGGGCCTGTAA
- a CDS encoding helix-turn-helix domain-containing protein, with amino-acid sequence MTLTKLENNPVFSHEQVFGHLRDTIFSAEEAAEYLEISIPTLRRYVQSGRLKPSNTIGRSQLFSSAELKLFKLKISKE; translated from the coding sequence ATGACTCTCACTAAACTAGAAAATAACCCAGTCTTTAGCCATGAGCAAGTATTTGGACATCTTAGAGATACAATTTTTTCGGCCGAAGAAGCTGCAGAATATTTAGAGATTTCAATTCCCACATTGCGAAGATACGTACAATCCGGAAGATTAAAGCCATCAAACACAATCGGCAGAAGTCAGCTCTTCTCAAGTGCGGAACTCAAATTATTCAAATTAAAAATTAGTAAAGAGTAA
- a CDS encoding GMC family oxidoreductase has translation MTRTGNYDYIIIGAGSAGCMLAKRLTENPSKKVLLIEAGKSDNYIWIHIPVGYLYCIDNPRADWRFKTVAEKGLNGRSLLYPRGRVLGGCSSINGMIYMRGQAGDYESWVQATGDDAWSWENALKRYKSFEDYHSAANQWHGKGGEWTVSKQRLRWPIMDRFKDAAVEAGIPASDDFNRGDNFGVGYFDVSQRKGWRLNTSKAFLKDAMKRSNLTVITEAVVTKLMIDPDTKNCSGVEYRKNGAIHQSLINQSGEVILSAGAIGSVQILERSGIGAAAHLNKLGIPVVADLPGVGENLQDHLQLRMVYKVSGIKTLNTKANSLFGKLMIGLEYLLKRSGPMSMAPSQLGAFAYSSSEQKSANVEYHVQPLSLERFGEDLHSFNAFTASVCNLRPTSRGSVHIASTDPEAPPIINPNYLSTDEDRKVAAESLRLTRKIAEQAALSPYSPEEYKPGMQYQSDEELVRAAGDIGTTIFHPVGTCKMGRADDPMAVLDSELKVRGIRRLRVVDASAMPTITSGNTAAPTMMIAQRAVELLTRE, from the coding sequence ATGACCCGAACAGGCAATTACGACTACATCATCATTGGAGCTGGTAGCGCTGGCTGCATGTTGGCTAAGCGTCTAACTGAGAACCCAAGTAAGAAGGTGTTGCTTATTGAGGCGGGCAAGAGCGACAACTATATTTGGATTCATATTCCGGTTGGCTACCTCTATTGCATTGATAACCCCAGAGCCGATTGGCGTTTTAAGACCGTTGCCGAGAAAGGTCTTAATGGTCGCTCACTACTTTACCCTCGTGGTCGTGTGCTCGGTGGTTGTTCATCGATTAACGGCATGATCTATATGCGTGGTCAGGCCGGTGATTATGAATCTTGGGTGCAAGCGACTGGTGATGACGCATGGTCTTGGGAGAATGCACTCAAACGCTACAAATCGTTTGAGGACTATCACAGTGCTGCTAATCAATGGCATGGCAAAGGCGGTGAGTGGACAGTATCGAAACAGCGTCTGCGTTGGCCCATCATGGATCGATTTAAGGATGCTGCTGTAGAAGCTGGTATTCCTGCGTCGGATGACTTCAATCGGGGTGATAACTTTGGCGTAGGTTATTTTGATGTGAGTCAGCGTAAAGGTTGGCGACTCAATACTTCAAAAGCATTTTTAAAAGATGCCATGAAGCGAAGTAATTTAACGGTAATTACAGAAGCAGTAGTCACAAAGCTGATGATCGACCCAGACACCAAAAATTGCAGCGGAGTGGAATATCGCAAGAACGGCGCAATTCATCAATCTTTAATCAATCAAAGTGGCGAGGTCATTTTGAGTGCTGGCGCCATTGGTAGTGTGCAGATTTTGGAGCGATCCGGTATTGGTGCTGCCGCACATTTGAATAAATTAGGAATTCCAGTGGTCGCAGATTTGCCCGGAGTTGGTGAAAATCTCCAAGACCATTTGCAATTGCGCATGGTCTATAAAGTTAGTGGCATTAAAACTCTCAACACCAAAGCCAATTCTCTTTTTGGAAAGTTGATGATTGGTTTGGAATATCTCTTAAAGCGCTCGGGCCCGATGTCAATGGCGCCATCGCAGCTAGGCGCGTTTGCATACAGCTCCTCAGAGCAAAAGAGCGCCAATGTGGAATACCATGTTCAGCCTCTATCGTTAGAGCGTTTTGGAGAAGACCTACATTCATTTAATGCATTCACGGCGAGTGTGTGTAATTTGCGACCCACATCGCGTGGCAGTGTACATATTGCATCAACCGATCCTGAAGCGCCGCCTATCATCAATCCAAATTACTTATCAACCGATGAAGATCGCAAAGTGGCTGCAGAGTCATTACGCTTGACTCGAAAGATTGCTGAGCAAGCTGCGCTCTCACCTTACAGTCCAGAAGAGTACAAGCCGGGCATGCAATATCAATCTGATGAGGAGTTGGTAAGGGCGGCTGGTGATATTGGTACAACCATTTTCCATCCAGTAGGCACCTGCAAAATGGGTCGTGCTGATGATCCGATGGCAGTCTTGGATTCAGAGTTGAAGGTGAGGGGCATTAGAAGATTGCGGGTGGTTGATGCGTCAGCCATGCCGACCATTACTTCTGGCAATACTGCGGCCCCCACGATGATGATTGCGCAACGTGCCGTAGAATTGCTCACGCGTGAATAG
- a CDS encoding EamA family transporter, with protein sequence MNSSKTKDQSGYQLPISHLLLALAIVAVWGTNFVVIKISLESFPPFVFAALRYIFAFLPAALFFQRPKISWKNLYVYGVAVGVGQFGILYFAIDGNISPGLASLVIQTQVFFTIGFAMLFAKESLKLYQALAVGVAMTGLGIIAVHTDSTTTFLGLALVVFAGFSWGVANTTSRRAGTINMLAYVVWASVYAIPPLVLMALIFEGGWTVVSDSLIKAPIGAWLGVLWQSWGNTLFGYGAWAWLLSKHPAAVVAPAPLLVPIFGMGASAYFLSEPLPPWKIEAAGLVITGLMVNLFWPSIRNRLAK encoded by the coding sequence GTGAATAGTTCAAAAACAAAAGACCAGTCGGGTTATCAACTACCAATCAGCCATTTGCTGTTAGCTTTAGCAATTGTTGCGGTATGGGGTACGAACTTTGTCGTGATCAAAATCTCGCTTGAAAGTTTTCCGCCATTTGTATTTGCTGCTTTACGCTACATCTTCGCTTTTTTGCCTGCAGCTCTATTTTTTCAAAGACCCAAAATCTCTTGGAAAAATTTATATGTTTATGGCGTTGCTGTTGGAGTAGGTCAATTCGGCATTTTGTATTTTGCGATTGATGGCAATATTTCTCCGGGCTTAGCCTCCTTGGTGATTCAGACACAGGTCTTTTTCACAATCGGCTTTGCCATGCTATTTGCTAAAGAAAGTCTCAAGCTATATCAAGCGCTAGCCGTAGGGGTTGCAATGACTGGTCTTGGCATTATTGCGGTGCACACAGATTCCACGACAACATTTCTGGGTTTGGCATTAGTAGTATTTGCAGGTTTTTCATGGGGTGTAGCGAATACGACCAGTCGCCGTGCTGGCACTATCAATATGCTCGCGTATGTAGTGTGGGCTAGCGTTTATGCCATTCCCCCCTTGGTTTTGATGGCTCTAATATTCGAGGGTGGCTGGACGGTTGTGAGTGATTCTTTGATAAAGGCGCCAATAGGGGCTTGGTTAGGTGTCTTATGGCAATCCTGGGGCAATACGCTGTTTGGCTATGGTGCTTGGGCCTGGCTCTTATCAAAACACCCAGCAGCAGTTGTTGCACCCGCACCATTATTAGTACCCATCTTCGGAATGGGGGCATCTGCCTATTTCTTGTCTGAGCCACTTCCCCCATGGAAGATCGAGGCGGCAGGGTTAGTAATCACTGGCTTAATGGTGAATTTATTTTGGCCCAGTATTCGTAATCGATTGGCTAAGTAA